In Fusobacterium periodonticum ATCC 33693, the following are encoded in one genomic region:
- a CDS encoding ABC transporter substrate-binding protein: MKKKLVTTLLGASLLLAACGGEKAAEKPVAEAETIKIGAIGPLTGGVAIYGISATNGLKLAVDEINANGGILGKQIELNLLDEKGDSTEAVNAYNKLVDWGMVALIGDITSKPSVAVAEVAAQDGIPMITPTGTQLNITEAGSNVFRVCFTDPYQGEVLAKFTKDKLAAKTVAIISNNSSDYSDGVANAFAKEAEAQGIQVVAREGYSDGDKDFKAQLTKIAQQNPDVLFVPDYYEQDGLIAIQAREVGIKSVIVGPDGWDGVVKTVDPSSYAAIEDVFFANHYSTKDSNEKVQNFIKNYKEKYNDEPSAFSALSYDAAYILKAAIEKAGSTDKEAVAKAIKEIEFDGITGHLTFDEKNNPVKGITIIKIVNGDYTFDSVISK, from the coding sequence ATGAAGAAAAAATTAGTAACAACTTTACTTGGAGCATCACTTTTATTAGCAGCTTGTGGTGGAGAAAAAGCAGCAGAAAAACCAGTAGCAGAGGCAGAAACAATAAAAATTGGTGCTATAGGACCATTAACAGGTGGAGTTGCAATTTATGGAATATCAGCAACTAATGGACTTAAATTAGCAGTTGATGAAATTAATGCAAATGGTGGAATATTAGGAAAACAAATTGAATTAAACCTATTAGATGAAAAAGGAGATTCAACAGAAGCAGTAAACGCATATAACAAACTTGTAGATTGGGGAATGGTTGCTCTAATTGGAGATATTACATCTAAACCAAGTGTTGCAGTAGCAGAAGTTGCAGCTCAAGATGGAATACCTATGATAACTCCTACAGGAACTCAACTTAATATAACAGAAGCTGGTTCAAATGTGTTTAGAGTATGTTTTACAGATCCTTATCAAGGAGAAGTTTTAGCAAAATTCACTAAAGATAAATTAGCAGCTAAAACAGTAGCTATTATTTCTAATAACTCAAGTGACTATTCAGATGGAGTAGCAAATGCATTTGCTAAAGAAGCTGAAGCTCAAGGAATTCAAGTTGTAGCAAGAGAAGGGTATTCAGATGGGGATAAAGATTTCAAAGCTCAACTTACTAAAATAGCTCAACAAAACCCAGATGTTCTATTTGTACCTGATTACTATGAACAAGATGGTTTAATAGCTATACAAGCAAGAGAAGTTGGAATAAAATCAGTTATAGTTGGTCCTGATGGATGGGATGGAGTTGTAAAAACTGTTGATCCATCATCATATGCCGCTATAGAAGATGTGTTCTTTGCTAATCACTATTCAACAAAAGATAGCAATGAAAAAGTACAAAACTTTATAAAGAACTATAAAGAAAAATATAATGATGAACCTTCTGCATTCTCTGCTTTAAGTTATGATGCTGCATATATTTTAAAAGCTGCAATAGAAAAAGCAGGAAGTACTGATAAAGAAGCAGTAGCTAAAGCAATAAAAGAAATAGAATTTGATGGAATCACTGGTCATTTAACTTTTGATGAAAAGAATAATCCTGTTAAAGGAATAACTATAATCAAAATAGTAAATGGAGATTATACATTTGATTCTGTAATATCTAAATAA
- a CDS encoding autotransporter outer membrane beta-barrel domain-containing protein — protein sequence RFLVVDEIFNAKGRYHTYGISLKNELSSTFRLSESFSLKPYVSAGLEYGRVSKVREKSGEIKLEVKSNDYFSIKPEIGAELDYKAYFGRKTLKVGVAVAYENELGRVANGKNKARVAGTDADWFNIRGEKEDRRGNVKSDLNIGWDNQRVGVTANIGYDTKGRNVRGGVGLRVIF from the coding sequence AAGATTCTTAGTAGTTGATGAAATATTTAATGCAAAAGGAAGATACCATACATATGGAATAAGTTTAAAGAATGAATTAAGTAGTACATTTAGATTAAGCGAATCATTCTCATTAAAACCATATGTATCTGCAGGCTTAGAATATGGAAGAGTATCTAAGGTAAGAGAAAAATCAGGAGAAATTAAGTTAGAAGTAAAATCTAATGACTATTTCTCAATAAAACCAGAAATTGGTGCTGAATTAGACTATAAAGCATACTTTGGAAGAAAAACATTAAAAGTTGGAGTAGCAGTAGCTTATGAAAACGAGTTAGGAAGAGTAGCTAATGGTAAAAATAAGGCTAGAGTAGCTGGAACAGATGCTGATTGGTTCAATATTAGAGGTGAAAAAGAAGATAGAAGAGGAAATGTTAAGTCAGACCTTAATATCGGATGGGATAATCAAAGAGTAGGAGTAACAGCTAACATAGGTTACGATACTAAAGGACGTAATGTTAGAGGTGGAGTAGGCTTAAGAGTTATATTCTAA
- a CDS encoding autotransporter-associated N-terminal domain-containing protein: MGNNSLSNTEKNLRSIAKRYENVKYSVGLAVLFLMNGASAFSDINVIQEPERQKDIVTDGQVTKNKVKETKKVTQTAPKLKASWVNMQFGVNDMYSNYFATVKTKVDKTSVVKNEKTVLVASADNSTSLPIFAKLLSDIEETTENRTEVLTAIASKEAVPTETATPTMEEIKISKENLRSSVGNLQEKIDTARRENNKEIDGLRLELVQLMEQGDQVVKSPWSSWQFGANYMYDNWGSSYKGRGDKKERYPFEGVFTRSNDLFLRNVSPRSDAYNQYVSSVKDNVAYSATTSTIKQRGGSTNYGLASVIKNQEPIVTIELGTSVKPKNITKSPITVTPPSISVNTVSPLSTPTLPGAPELPEIEIANFDPSAPKPIKVSLTTPPTFNIKLGSFCNNIHGCSGEGIDGGPHSDPSDNNPRSYDHGRDAGKELTSVDLKNKDYSVRYSWSKPNSHNGALLKMYFDFGNVTTPARTSGGSISLSENLSLTIDSIRGNIEPANNSAVNGNYNKGTFLTGGSRIATLDNATDATINNKAKINMIGPLVVGFEIQSDFDGSKKREVINSGVISDEIEKSDQTIDTTDTRLNELLKIKQLKADGSGLYGTGVNPKTTSGADSTTLTMPPFTNQGTLDVLRDPDIVNPNGSLKKAGGYTGYKIGIILTYENADRRLDTNYVLTNKGTIDFQGRRSIGIQIYAPGKDQHYATNEPIVSVKNEGAGSVITMGGVASYGLKVSSRIMNKSTVENEGTINIIGDNTATYKLDNNPGTPRTHIYGDNGNSLSSGIAVIEDDTLENLFSVRAHQGIVLNKGIINVSGGYGNTGMFLKVKANDDITNKTGTINVTGSKNIGMRVDLGTTKTDQNALANITPKAYNEATITITNGEENIGMVANNSESSGGKIVHKAIAENKKDIVFVGKSFKAIGMFSQDGGEIVNAATGKITGPAVGGLEGTLGMVIQPKIVPKNVASSGINNGEISLSGTKVTGVYNQGTFTMENGATGTASVTTSGEGSISLYAKGETGNPSTTNINSGKIVAKDKALGLFADDTTINLGTSTVAPELEAHGKGTLLFYNYTKNSSNVYEFKGKFKVNKETTAKLTTGATAFYLKDTVPNKAATPGVTGTTGDRLNTMFTGSTDKVKLTLDNDSTLFVLDNTTPNTTAVPLSSVDPSQINNYLGSHVILDSVNSGRNFKAYKASKATLSVDTDVDLDNHTSTSPTHVIDKYYRVDFLNSSVTVEAGKKMYGTDAGKLKQVIAQSNVNGGSINDIKVINNGTIDYSKKGAAAIVVDYGQATNNGLIKMDAANSSTENSIGLFGASSSKLTNSATGEIQLGTRGVGIWGAHKIDSSVSTWSKNIDITNNGKITGLSGKTGVFGIYAVNDTATYPGATSNIVHGATGNIDLSQSEESVGIYMTNGTLTSSGNISVNNKSVGLDATTSDVTVSGGTHTIGKESVGFKLTGSHSGTVSKNFFGNSGNISITGEDSVVYLLKNMNLTSGTNFKDDLSLSSTKSYTYINADTSRLNYRNTKVIANDDSMFINAKDSYVTLLAGTDISSTNKDVKGIYSESGYVYNHGTLSLTGDKSAALYGKDSSISNELSGKITVGKDGSGIYVKGNTSDGTNYGEITIGEGSVGMRAENAIITNGATGKILSTAKSATGISQSGGNQNIINAGTITLTGDKSTALHSEGITVANHKVINTGDITVGDSSSELNPSVGIYSANGTNSTVENSGKVVAGNKSTGIYAGNIDLIGNSETTAGDGGIAVYSKEGTVNISSGSKITVGATLGSGQEGTGVYLAGSNQTLNSDTDKLTIGQGSVGYVMTGQGNTVRTGVAGTTGVVTLSKDSVYMYSADKTGTITNYTNLRSTSDENYGIYAPGAVSNYGNIDFSQGVGNVGTYSYSEGATTTPNAIRNYGIISVSKSDLTDPDNKKYGIGMAAGFGEEVPAYSGNYVVKGLGNIENHGTIKVTDPNSIGMYATGKGSRIYNGPNGRIELSGPKRNIGIFAEHGAEVINEGTITTVGSGNVGQVGIALTKGAILDNRGTIHIDASNGYGLFLAGAIVKNYGTANITTGSGAIPVKEVIAGDIEKEMQDTQNGKVKIYSKVGAAEAVITANGKVQTPTVVHVQAIPNRKPNDIPTSSVGMYVDTSGINYTRPITNIGALRGLTQSDLIIGVEATKYTTSKYIQLGQDIIEPYNDMIRTSGIEKWSIYSGSLTWMASITQLPDFTIRNAYLAKIPYTVWAGNEAIPVDKKDTYNFLDGLEQRYGVEEIGTRENGVFQKLNSIGNNEEILFFQAIDEMMGHQYANIQQRVQATGNILDKEFNYLKTKWQTASKDSNKIKTFGTRGE; encoded by the coding sequence ATGGGAAATAATAGCTTAAGTAATACTGAAAAAAACTTACGTTCTATTGCTAAAAGATATGAGAATGTAAAATATTCAGTTGGTCTTGCAGTACTTTTTTTAATGAATGGTGCAAGTGCATTTTCTGATATAAATGTAATTCAAGAACCAGAAAGACAAAAAGATATTGTAACTGATGGACAAGTAACAAAAAATAAAGTTAAAGAAACAAAGAAAGTAACACAAACAGCACCAAAATTGAAAGCCTCTTGGGTAAATATGCAATTTGGTGTTAATGATATGTATAGCAATTATTTTGCTACAGTTAAAACTAAAGTAGACAAGACTTCAGTTGTAAAAAATGAAAAAACTGTTTTGGTAGCTAGTGCAGATAATAGCACTAGCTTACCTATTTTTGCTAAACTTTTATCAGATATAGAAGAAACTACAGAAAACAGAACAGAAGTTCTAACAGCAATAGCTAGTAAAGAAGCTGTTCCTACAGAAACAGCAACTCCTACAATGGAAGAAATAAAAATAAGTAAGGAAAATTTAAGGAGTTCTGTAGGAAATTTACAAGAAAAAATAGATACAGCAAGAAGAGAAAATAATAAAGAAATAGATGGATTAAGACTAGAATTAGTTCAACTTATGGAACAAGGGGATCAAGTAGTAAAATCACCTTGGTCTTCATGGCAATTTGGAGCTAATTATATGTATGACAATTGGGGATCTTCATATAAGGGAAGAGGAGATAAAAAAGAGAGATATCCATTTGAAGGGGTATTTACAAGAAGTAATGATTTATTTCTAAGAAATGTATCCCCTCGTAGTGATGCATATAATCAATATGTATCATCAGTAAAAGATAATGTAGCTTATTCTGCAACAACTTCTACTATAAAACAAAGAGGTGGAAGTACAAACTATGGATTGGCAAGTGTAATAAAAAACCAAGAACCAATAGTTACAATAGAGTTAGGAACATCAGTAAAACCTAAAAATATAACTAAATCACCAATAACAGTAACACCACCTAGTATTAGTGTAAATACTGTTAGTCCTTTGAGTACACCTACTTTACCAGGTGCACCAGAATTACCAGAAATAGAGATTGCAAATTTTGATCCAAGTGCACCAAAGCCAATAAAAGTATCATTGACAACACCACCTACTTTTAATATTAAATTAGGTTCATTTTGTAATAATATACATGGATGTTCAGGAGAAGGAATTGATGGAGGACCTCATAGTGACCCTAGTGATAATAATCCTAGATCATATGATCATGGGAGAGATGCTGGAAAAGAACTTACTAGTGTAGATCTTAAAAATAAAGATTATTCAGTGAGATACTCTTGGTCAAAACCTAATTCTCATAATGGTGCATTATTGAAAATGTATTTTGATTTTGGAAATGTAACAACACCTGCACGTACTTCTGGTGGTTCAATAAGTTTAAGTGAAAACCTATCTTTAACTATTGATTCAATAAGAGGAAATATTGAACCTGCTAATAACTCAGCAGTAAATGGTAACTATAACAAAGGAACATTTTTAACAGGTGGATCAAGAATAGCTACTCTAGATAATGCAACAGATGCAACAATAAATAATAAAGCTAAAATAAATATGATAGGTCCTTTGGTTGTCGGATTTGAAATACAAAGTGATTTTGATGGAAGTAAAAAAAGAGAAGTAATAAACTCAGGGGTGATTAGCGACGAAATAGAGAAAAGTGATCAAACTATTGATACTACAGATACTAGATTAAATGAATTATTAAAAATTAAACAACTTAAAGCAGATGGAAGTGGGCTTTATGGAACAGGAGTTAATCCAAAGACAACTTCTGGAGCAGATAGTACAACTTTAACTATGCCGCCATTTACAAATCAGGGAACATTAGATGTATTAAGAGATCCTGATATAGTTAATCCAAATGGAAGTCTTAAAAAAGCTGGAGGATATACAGGATATAAGATAGGAATAATTCTAACTTATGAAAATGCTGATAGGAGACTAGATACTAATTATGTATTAACAAATAAAGGAACTATTGATTTTCAAGGTAGAAGATCTATTGGTATTCAAATTTATGCACCAGGAAAAGATCAACATTACGCAACAAATGAACCAATAGTAAGTGTTAAGAATGAAGGAGCAGGCTCAGTAATTACAATGGGAGGAGTAGCTAGTTATGGTTTAAAAGTTTCTTCTAGAATAATGAATAAATCAACAGTTGAAAATGAAGGGACTATTAATATAATAGGAGATAATACAGCTACTTATAAGCTAGATAATAATCCAGGAACTCCTAGAACACACATATATGGAGATAATGGGAACTCTCTTTCATCAGGTATAGCAGTAATAGAAGATGATACACTAGAAAATTTATTTTCAGTAAGAGCACATCAAGGTATAGTATTAAATAAAGGTATTATTAATGTCTCAGGTGGATATGGTAATACTGGAATGTTCTTAAAAGTAAAAGCCAATGATGATATAACAAATAAAACAGGAACTATTAATGTAACTGGATCTAAAAATATTGGTATGAGAGTTGATTTGGGAACAACTAAAACAGATCAAAATGCTCTAGCAAATATTACACCAAAAGCATACAATGAAGCAACAATTACCATAACTAATGGTGAAGAAAATATTGGAATGGTTGCTAATAATTCTGAGAGTTCAGGAGGAAAAATAGTTCATAAGGCTATTGCTGAAAATAAAAAAGATATAGTATTTGTTGGAAAATCTTTTAAAGCAATAGGAATGTTCTCACAAGATGGTGGAGAAATTGTAAATGCTGCAACTGGAAAAATTACAGGACCAGCTGTTGGAGGACTTGAAGGAACATTAGGTATGGTAATACAACCTAAGATTGTACCTAAAAATGTAGCTTCAAGTGGTATAAATAATGGAGAAATAAGTTTAAGTGGTACAAAAGTTACAGGAGTATATAACCAAGGTACATTTACAATGGAAAATGGTGCAACAGGAACAGCTTCTGTAACAACTTCTGGAGAAGGTTCTATTAGTTTATATGCAAAAGGCGAAACAGGAAATCCTTCAACAACAAATATTAATTCAGGAAAAATAGTTGCAAAAGATAAAGCATTAGGACTTTTTGCAGATGACACAACAATAAACTTAGGAACAAGTACAGTGGCACCTGAACTTGAAGCACATGGAAAAGGAACTTTATTATTCTATAATTATACTAAGAATTCTTCTAATGTTTATGAATTTAAAGGTAAATTTAAAGTAAATAAAGAAACAACAGCCAAATTAACAACTGGTGCAACAGCTTTCTATCTTAAAGATACTGTACCAAATAAGGCAGCAACACCTGGAGTAACCGGAACAACAGGGGATAGACTAAATACAATGTTCACAGGATCAACAGATAAAGTAAAGTTAACATTGGATAATGATTCAACTTTATTTGTATTGGATAATACAACTCCTAATACAACAGCTGTTCCTTTATCAAGTGTAGATCCAAGTCAAATAAACAATTATTTAGGATCTCATGTAATACTTGATTCAGTTAATTCTGGAAGGAACTTTAAAGCATATAAGGCTTCTAAAGCTACTTTAAGTGTTGATACTGATGTTGATTTGGATAACCATACAAGTACTAGCCCAACTCATGTAATAGATAAATATTATAGAGTAGATTTCTTAAATTCATCTGTTACTGTTGAAGCAGGTAAAAAGATGTATGGAACTGATGCTGGAAAACTTAAACAAGTTATAGCTCAATCTAATGTTAACGGCGGAAGTATCAATGATATAAAAGTTATAAATAATGGTACAATAGACTATTCTAAAAAGGGTGCAGCTGCAATAGTTGTAGACTATGGACAAGCTACAAATAATGGTTTAATTAAAATGGATGCAGCTAATAGCTCAACTGAAAATAGTATAGGGCTATTTGGAGCATCTAGTTCAAAATTAACAAATAGTGCAACAGGAGAAATTCAACTTGGAACAAGAGGAGTTGGAATTTGGGGAGCTCATAAGATAGATAGCTCAGTAAGCACTTGGAGTAAAAATATAGATATAACAAATAATGGTAAGATTACAGGACTTTCTGGTAAAACAGGAGTATTTGGAATCTATGCTGTTAATGATACAGCAACTTATCCTGGAGCTACATCTAATATAGTTCATGGAGCAACAGGAAATATAGACCTATCTCAAAGTGAAGAAAGTGTTGGTATATATATGACAAATGGAACACTAACTTCATCAGGGAATATATCAGTTAATAATAAGAGTGTTGGCTTAGATGCAACAACTTCAGATGTAACTGTAAGTGGAGGAACTCATACAATAGGAAAAGAATCTGTTGGCTTTAAATTAACAGGAAGTCATTCAGGAACTGTTTCTAAAAACTTTTTTGGAAATTCAGGAAATATTTCTATAACAGGAGAAGATTCAGTTGTTTATCTATTGAAAAATATGAATCTAACATCAGGAACTAATTTTAAAGATGATTTAAGTTTAAGTTCAACAAAATCTTATACATATATAAATGCTGATACTAGTAGATTAAATTACAGAAATACTAAGGTTATTGCAAATGATGACTCTATGTTTATAAATGCTAAAGATTCATATGTTACTTTATTAGCAGGAACTGATATTAGTTCAACAAATAAAGATGTAAAAGGAATCTATTCAGAAAGTGGATACGTATATAACCATGGAACATTATCATTGACTGGAGATAAATCGGCTGCCCTATATGGTAAGGATAGTTCAATATCAAATGAACTTTCTGGAAAAATAACAGTAGGTAAAGATGGTTCAGGAATCTATGTTAAAGGAAATACATCAGATGGAACTAACTATGGAGAAATAACAATAGGTGAAGGTTCTGTTGGTATGCGTGCAGAAAATGCAATAATTACAAATGGTGCAACAGGAAAAATATTAAGTACAGCAAAAAGTGCTACAGGAATATCACAAAGTGGAGGAAACCAAAATATTATAAATGCTGGTACTATAACATTGACAGGAGATAAGTCAACAGCTTTACACTCAGAAGGAATAACTGTTGCAAACCATAAAGTTATTAATACTGGAGATATAACTGTTGGAGATTCATCAAGTGAATTAAATCCAAGTGTAGGAATCTACTCAGCAAATGGAACAAATAGTACAGTAGAAAATTCTGGAAAGGTTGTTGCTGGAAATAAATCAACAGGTATTTATGCTGGAAATATAGACTTAATTGGAAATTCTGAAACAACAGCAGGTGATGGAGGAATTGCAGTATATTCTAAAGAAGGAACTGTAAATATTTCTTCAGGTTCTAAAATAACTGTTGGAGCTACATTAGGTAGTGGACAAGAAGGAACAGGAGTGTATTTAGCTGGAAGTAATCAAACTCTTAATAGTGATACAGATAAATTAACTATAGGACAAGGTTCAGTTGGATATGTAATGACAGGACAAGGTAATACTGTAAGAACAGGAGTGGCAGGAACAACAGGAGTGGTAACACTTTCTAAAGATTCAGTATACATGTATTCAGCAGATAAAACTGGAACTATAACTAATTATACTAATTTAAGATCAACAAGTGATGAAAACTATGGTATTTATGCACCAGGTGCTGTTTCAAACTATGGAAATATCGATTTTAGTCAAGGTGTAGGAAATGTTGGAACATACAGTTATTCAGAAGGAGCAACTACAACACCTAATGCTATAAGAAACTATGGAATAATAAGTGTATCTAAATCAGATCTTACAGATCCAGATAACAAGAAATATGGTATAGGAATGGCAGCAGGATTTGGTGAAGAAGTTCCAGCATATTCAGGAAACTATGTTGTAAAAGGTTTAGGAAATATAGAAAACCATGGAACAATAAAAGTTACAGATCCTAATAGTATAGGAATGTATGCAACTGGAAAAGGCTCAAGAATATATAATGGACCAAATGGTAGAATAGAATTGAGTGGACCAAAGAGAAATATAGGTATATTTGCTGAGCATGGAGCAGAAGTAATCAATGAAGGAACTATTACAACTGTTGGTTCAGGAAATGTAGGACAAGTAGGTATAGCTTTAACAAAAGGAGCCATCTTAGATAATAGAGGAACAATTCATATAGATGCTTCTAATGGTTATGGATTATTCCTAGCTGGAGCTATAGTTAAAAACTATGGAACAGCAAATATAACTACTGGTAGTGGAGCAATACCAGTTAAGGAAGTAATAGCTGGTGATATTGAAAAAGAAATGCAAGATACACAAAATGGTAAAGTAAAAATTTATTCAAAAGTAGGAGCAGCAGAGGCTGTAATAACTGCTAATGGTAAAGTACAAACTCCAACAGTGGTTCATGTACAAGCTATACCAAATAGAAAACCTAATGATATACCAACTTCATCAGTGGGTATGTATGTTGATACATCTGGAATAAACTACACAAGACCTATAACTAATATTGGAGCTTTAAGAGGATTGACTCAATCAGATTTAATTATAGGTGTAGAAGCAACTAAATATACAACATCTAAGTATATTCAATTAGGACAAGATATAATTGAACCATACAATGATATGATAAGAACATCAGGAATTGAAAAATGGAGTATTTACTCAGGTTCATTAACTTGGATGGCTTCAATAACTCAATTACCTGACTTCACGATAAGAAATGCATATTTAGCTAAGATACCATATACAGTTTGGGCAGGAAATGAAGCAATACCAGTGGATAAGAAAGATACGTATAATTTCTTAGATGGATTAGAACAAAGATATGGTGTTGAAGAAATAGGAACAAGAGAAAATGGAGTATTCCAAAAATTAAACTCTATTGGAAATAATGAAGAAATTCTATTCTTCCAAGCAATAGATGAAATGATGGGGCACCAATATGCTAATATTCAACAAAGAGTACAAGCAACTGGTAATATCCTAGATAAAGAGTTTAACTATTTAAAAACTAAATGGCAAACAGCTTCTAAGGATTCAAATAAAATTAAAACATTTGGAACTAGAGGAGAATA
- a CDS encoding OmpA family protein, with product VTLEGHTDSIGSNQYNIGLSRRRAEAVKAKLIEFGLAEERIVGIEAKGEEYPVATNETPEGRLQNRRVEFRLVQR from the coding sequence AAGTAACATTAGAAGGACATACAGATTCTATAGGAAGTAACCAATATAATATAGGACTTTCAAGAAGAAGAGCAGAAGCAGTAAAAGCTAAGCTAATAGAATTTGGATTAGCAGAAGAAAGAATAGTAGGAATAGAAGCTAAGGGAGAAGAATACCCAGTAGCAACTAATGAAACACCAGAAGGAAGACTACAAAACAGAAGAGTAGAATTTAGATTAGTTCAAAGATAA
- a CDS encoding adhesion protein FadA — MKIKFILGTMMLLGTISYSAEATDTVAQEVINEVKNIEAEYQALMQKEAERKDEFIQEKANLEKEVKELKEKQLGREELYAKLKQDSKIRWHRDEYKKLLKRFDEYYNKLEQKIADKEQQIVELTKLLEVLN; from the coding sequence ATGAAAATTAAATTTATTTTAGGTACAATGATGCTATTAGGAACAATTTCTTACTCAGCAGAAGCAACAGATACTGTAGCTCAAGAAGTAATAAATGAAGTAAAAAATATAGAAGCAGAATATCAAGCTTTAATGCAAAAAGAAGCAGAAAGAAAAGATGAATTTATTCAAGAAAAAGCAAATCTTGAAAAAGAAGTAAAGGAATTAAAAGAAAAACAACTAGGAAGAGAAGAACTTTATGCTAAGTTGAAACAAGATTCAAAAATAAGATGGCATAGAGATGAATACAAAAAGTTGTTAAAGAGATTTGATGAGTACTATAATAAGTTAGAACAAAAAATTGCAGATAAAGAACAACAAATAGTAGAATTAACAAAATTATTAGAAGTCTTAAATTAA
- the frr gene encoding ribosome recycling factor, whose amino-acid sequence MSIASDKLIKECEEKMLKTIESVKERFTSIRAGRANVAMLDGVKVENYGSDVPLNQIGSVSAPEARLLVIDPWDKTLIPKIEKALLAANLGMTPNNDGRVIRLVLPELTADRRKEYVKLAKNEAENGKIAVRNIRKDINNHLKKLEKDKENPISEDELKKEETHVQTLTDKYIKEIDELLAKKEKEITTV is encoded by the coding sequence ATGAGTATAGCTAGTGACAAACTTATAAAAGAATGTGAAGAGAAAATGTTAAAAACTATTGAATCAGTAAAAGAAAGATTTACATCTATAAGAGCAGGTAGAGCAAACGTTGCTATGTTAGATGGAGTAAAAGTAGAAAATTATGGAAGTGATGTTCCTTTAAATCAAATAGGGTCAGTATCAGCTCCAGAAGCAAGACTTTTAGTTATAGATCCTTGGGATAAAACTTTAATACCTAAAATTGAAAAAGCATTACTTGCTGCAAATTTAGGAATGACTCCTAATAATGATGGTAGAGTAATAAGACTTGTTTTACCAGAACTTACAGCTGATAGAAGAAAAGAATATGTAAAACTTGCTAAAAACGAAGCTGAAAATGGTAAAATTGCTGTTAGAAATATCAGAAAAGACATCAATAATCATTTAAAAAAATTAGAAAAGGATAAAGAAAATCCTATTTCTGAAGATGAATTAAAGAAAGAAGAAACTCATGTTCAAACTTTAACTGATAAATATATTAAAGAAATAGATGAATTACTTGCTAAAAAAGAAAAAGAAATAACAACTGTATAA
- the pyrH gene encoding UMP kinase — MESPFYKKILLKLSGEALMGEQEFGISSDVITSYAKQIKEIVDLGVEVSIVIGGGNIFRGISGAAQGVDRVTGDHMGMLATVINSLALQNSIEKLGVQTRVQTAIEMPKVAEPFIKRRAQRHLEKGRVVIFGAGTGNPYFTTDTAAALRAIEMETDVVIKATKVDGIYDKDPVKFADAKKYEKVTYNEVLAKDLKVMDATAISLCRENKLPIIVFNSLIEGNLKRVIMGENIGTTVVAD; from the coding sequence ATGGAAAGCCCTTTTTACAAGAAAATCTTATTGAAATTAAGCGGTGAAGCCTTAATGGGAGAACAAGAATTCGGAATTTCATCTGATGTTATAACTTCTTATGCAAAACAAATTAAAGAAATTGTTGACCTAGGTGTTGAAGTTTCTATTGTTATTGGAGGTGGAAATATATTCAGAGGAATTTCTGGAGCTGCACAAGGGGTAGATAGAGTTACAGGGGATCATATGGGTATGCTTGCCACTGTTATTAACTCTTTAGCACTACAAAATTCAATTGAAAAATTAGGTGTTCAAACAAGAGTACAAACTGCTATTGAAATGCCAAAAGTTGCAGAACCTTTCATCAAAAGAAGAGCTCAAAGACATCTTGAAAAAGGTAGAGTAGTTATATTTGGAGCTGGAACAGGAAATCCATATTTTACAACAGATACAGCAGCAGCTTTAAGAGCAATAGAAATGGAAACTGATGTTGTTATAAAAGCTACAAAAGTTGACGGTATCTATGATAAAGACCCTGTAAAATTTGCAGATGCAAAAAAGTATGAAAAAGTTACATATAATGAAGTTTTAGCAAAAGATTTAAAAGTAATGGATGCCACTGCTATTTCACTATGTAGAGAAAATAAATTACCTATAATTGTTTTCAACTCTTTAATTGAAGGTAACCTAAAGAGAGTTATTATGGGAGAAAATATTGGAACTACAGTTGTAGCAGATTAA